One genomic window of Desulfuromonadales bacterium includes the following:
- the amrS gene encoding AmmeMemoRadiSam system radical SAM enzyme, translating to MHEAMFWAKAEGGKVRCSLCRFRCLIAEGQRGICGVRENTDGVLYTLVYGRSIAEQIDPIEKKPLFHYHPGSTSFSIATAGCNFRCLHCQNYEISQLPRVRREIPGRDLPSAEIVRRAVAAGCRSISYTYTEPTIFYEYAFDTAVLARQAGLGNVFVTNGYITPEALENIAPYLDAANIDLKGFSEKFYREVAGATLAGVLDSLKVYKRLGIWIEVTTLIIPGHNDDEADLKGIARFIAEELGRETPWHVTAFYPTYKLLDRPPTPVSTLRRARQIGLKAGLRHVYEGNIPGEGGENTLCSACRRTVIERRGFRLGTVSVRDGRCGFCGVPLDGVW from the coding sequence ATGCATGAGGCCATGTTCTGGGCGAAGGCGGAAGGGGGCAAGGTGCGTTGTTCTCTCTGCCGGTTCCGCTGCCTGATCGCCGAGGGGCAGCGAGGGATCTGCGGGGTCCGGGAAAATACGGACGGCGTTCTCTACACCCTGGTCTACGGCAGAAGCATCGCCGAGCAGATCGATCCCATCGAGAAGAAACCCCTCTTCCATTACCACCCCGGCTCGACCAGCTTTTCCATCGCCACGGCCGGCTGCAACTTCCGCTGTCTGCACTGTCAGAACTACGAGATTTCCCAACTCCCCCGCGTTCGCCGGGAGATTCCCGGCAGGGATCTGCCATCGGCCGAGATCGTCCGCCGGGCCGTGGCAGCCGGTTGCCGCAGCATCTCCTACACCTATACCGAACCGACCATCTTCTACGAGTACGCATTCGACACCGCCGTTCTTGCCCGCCAGGCCGGTCTCGGGAACGTTTTCGTCACCAACGGCTACATCACCCCGGAGGCGCTGGAGAATATCGCCCCCTATCTCGACGCAGCCAACATCGACCTCAAGGGGTTTTCGGAAAAGTTCTACCGCGAGGTCGCCGGCGCCACCCTGGCCGGGGTGCTCGATTCCCTGAAGGTCTACAAACGGCTGGGAATCTGGATCGAGGTCACCACGCTCATCATCCCGGGCCACAACGACGACGAGGCCGATCTCAAGGGGATTGCCCGCTTCATTGCCGAGGAGTTGGGGCGCGAGACGCCTTGGCACGTCACGGCCTTCTATCCCACCTACAAGCTTCTTGACCGGCCGCCGACACCCGTCTCAACCCTGCGCCGGGCCAGACAGATCGGTCTCAAAGCCGGGCTGCGCCATGTTTACGAGGGGAACATTCCCGGCGAAGGAGGGGAGAACACCCTTTGTTCCGCCTGCCGGCGTACGGTGATCGAAAGGCGCGGTTTTCGTCTGGGAACCGTCTCGGTGCGGGATGGCCGGTGCGGTTTCTGCGGTGTTCCCCTCGACGGGGTCTGGTGA
- the rodA gene encoding rod shape-determining protein RodA, producing the protein MRPATRLPTRPSTRLPAEIEKMFDRRLLTHFDWMLLLLICLIAAIGMVNLYSATSSWDPSGTPVYVKQAYWLGIGLLIAFTVCSVDYRHLEYLGFIFYGINVALLLVVLVAGKTTMGATRWIDLGFFNLQPSEVMKIVIIITLARHFSEKGHSSGHTLRELLGPFLLMGVPVLLIMKQPDLGTSMLLLFIGTTIILFAGVRRSALAVLAFFGLAGASGGWFLLHDYQKERIRTFLDPERDPLGSGYHIIQSKIAVGSGGFFGKGYMQGTQSQLSFLPERHTDFAFSVFAEEWGFVACLLLLLLYLLVIFVGIYIARRATDRFGMYLALGVVALLFWHIIVNLGMVIGLLPVVGVPLPLFSYGGTSMVTTMIGVGLLLNVGMRRFMF; encoded by the coding sequence ATGCGGCCGGCGACCCGGCTGCCGACCCGGCCATCGACCCGGCTGCCAGCGGAGATTGAGAAGATGTTCGACCGCCGACTTTTGACTCATTTTGACTGGATGCTGCTGCTGCTGATCTGTCTGATCGCCGCCATCGGCATGGTCAACCTCTACAGCGCTACTTCCTCCTGGGACCCCAGCGGTACCCCTGTCTATGTCAAACAGGCCTATTGGCTGGGCATCGGTCTGCTCATTGCTTTTACCGTCTGCTCCGTCGACTATCGGCATCTCGAATATCTCGGCTTCATCTTCTACGGCATCAATGTCGCACTGCTTCTGGTGGTGCTTGTGGCCGGCAAGACCACCATGGGGGCCACACGCTGGATAGATCTCGGGTTTTTCAACCTGCAGCCCTCCGAGGTCATGAAAATAGTCATCATCATCACCCTGGCCCGGCATTTCAGCGAAAAAGGGCATTCTTCCGGCCATACCCTGCGTGAACTTCTGGGACCTTTCCTGCTCATGGGAGTGCCGGTCCTCCTGATCATGAAGCAGCCCGACCTGGGTACGTCGATGCTCCTGCTGTTCATCGGTACCACCATCATTCTCTTTGCCGGTGTCCGCCGTTCGGCCCTGGCGGTGCTCGCCTTTTTCGGACTGGCCGGTGCCAGCGGGGGCTGGTTCCTTCTGCACGACTACCAGAAGGAGCGCATCCGTACTTTTCTCGATCCCGAACGGGATCCGCTCGGCTCCGGCTATCACATTATCCAGTCGAAGATTGCCGTGGGCAGCGGCGGTTTCTTCGGCAAGGGGTACATGCAGGGGACCCAGTCGCAGCTCTCCTTTCTGCCCGAGCGCCATACCGATTTCGCTTTTTCGGTTTTCGCCGAAGAATGGGGGTTCGTCGCCTGCCTGCTGCTGCTGCTGCTCTACCTGCTGGTCATTTTCGTGGGAATCTACATCGCCCGGCGCGCCACCGACCGCTTCGGCATGTACCTCGCCCTGGGGGTGGTCGCTCTGCTCTTCTGGCACATCATTGTCAACCTGGGGATGGTGATCGGCCTGCTGCCGGTGGTAGGTGTGCCCCTGCCGCTCTTTTCCTACGGTGGAACGAGCATGGTTACCACCATGATCGGTGTGGGGCTGCTGCTCAACGTCGGCATGCGCAGGTTTATGTTTTAG
- the mrdA gene encoding penicillin-binding protein 2 — MGLNSGWAELPGLKNRFIFFSLAAAAIFLLLALRLWYLQVIAAEHYLSLSEKNRIRYVPIAAPRGPVYDRNGDLLVDNRPAFGVSVLPSEVEEKARLLDRLAPYLGVEPAELAKRWEKGMRYSRYRPIPLAEDVGREVMEVIQENGVSLPGVLTEVRPVRSYPYGETAAHLFGYLGEITEREIQEEAYRDYRLGEYVGKVGLEKTLESFLHGREGQRRVEVDVKGRELRLLRTLEPVPGNRVILTLQRDMQQAAEKAFADQAGAAVALDVRTGEVLALVSRPGFDPALFASGISGEQWIGLLQNPRHPLQNKAIRGQYPPGSTFKVAVALAALRAGVATPATSVNCEGKVTIGNREFRCWKREGHGVTDLKKALKESCDVWFYKVGIDLGIDRMSATVRELGLGETLGLGLDGEKGGLIPDRAWKRRRFGAGWYDGETAIAAIGQGYVLTTPLQLATMTAAVVNGGKVLRPHVVKRIEDPAGQILFETAPEVLHSAALPEAALRTVRRGMEAVVNEPGGTAWSSRLEEVRFAGKTGTSQVVKLKGDSDRGQDAIYQHRDHALFIAYAPADDPQLAVAVVVEHGGHGGSAAAPVARAIFASYFGLEPKPETADAAGDPAADPAIDPAASGD; from the coding sequence ATGGGTCTTAATTCTGGCTGGGCGGAGCTCCCCGGCCTCAAAAACCGATTTATTTTCTTCTCACTGGCTGCCGCGGCGATTTTTCTGCTGCTTGCCCTGCGCCTCTGGTACCTGCAGGTGATAGCGGCCGAGCATTACCTCTCCCTGTCGGAAAAAAACCGCATCCGTTACGTCCCTATTGCCGCTCCCCGCGGGCCGGTCTACGACCGCAACGGTGACCTGCTGGTCGACAACCGTCCGGCTTTCGGCGTTTCGGTTCTCCCATCCGAGGTGGAAGAGAAGGCGAGGCTGCTTGACCGACTTGCCCCCTATCTCGGCGTCGAACCGGCGGAGTTGGCCAAGCGCTGGGAAAAGGGGATGCGTTACTCCCGCTACCGGCCGATCCCGCTGGCTGAGGATGTCGGACGGGAGGTGATGGAAGTCATCCAGGAAAACGGCGTCTCCCTGCCTGGCGTCCTCACCGAGGTACGACCAGTGCGTTCCTACCCGTACGGCGAGACGGCGGCACATCTTTTCGGCTACCTGGGGGAAATCACCGAACGCGAAATCCAGGAAGAGGCCTACAGGGACTACCGACTCGGCGAATATGTCGGCAAGGTCGGGCTGGAAAAGACCCTGGAGTCCTTCCTGCATGGCCGGGAAGGCCAGCGCCGGGTCGAGGTGGACGTCAAGGGGCGCGAACTGCGACTGCTCAGGACCCTGGAGCCGGTACCGGGCAACCGGGTAATACTGACCCTGCAGCGTGACATGCAACAGGCCGCGGAGAAGGCCTTTGCCGATCAGGCCGGAGCCGCCGTGGCCCTCGATGTGCGTACCGGCGAGGTTCTTGCGTTGGTCAGCCGGCCGGGCTTCGACCCGGCACTTTTCGCCAGCGGCATCTCCGGTGAACAGTGGATCGGGCTGCTGCAGAATCCCCGCCACCCGCTGCAGAACAAGGCGATCCGCGGGCAGTATCCGCCCGGTTCGACCTTCAAGGTGGCGGTTGCCCTGGCGGCCCTCAGGGCCGGGGTTGCCACGCCCGCGACCAGCGTCAATTGCGAGGGGAAGGTTACCATCGGCAATCGGGAATTCCGCTGCTGGAAAAGAGAGGGGCACGGGGTGACCGATTTGAAGAAAGCCCTCAAGGAGAGCTGCGACGTCTGGTTCTACAAGGTCGGCATCGACCTGGGCATCGATCGGATGTCGGCAACGGTCCGGGAGCTTGGGCTGGGTGAGACGCTCGGTCTGGGGCTCGACGGAGAGAAAGGGGGACTCATTCCCGACCGGGCCTGGAAGCGCCGGCGCTTCGGCGCAGGGTGGTACGACGGGGAGACGGCGATTGCCGCCATCGGCCAGGGTTACGTGTTGACGACCCCTCTGCAACTTGCCACCATGACAGCAGCGGTGGTCAACGGCGGCAAGGTACTGCGGCCGCATGTCGTCAAGCGGATCGAAGACCCTGCGGGCCAGATTCTGTTCGAGACGGCGCCGGAGGTCCTCCATTCGGCGGCACTGCCGGAAGCGGCGCTGCGGACGGTGCGCCGCGGCATGGAGGCGGTGGTGAACGAGCCTGGCGGGACCGCCTGGTCGAGTCGCCTGGAAGAGGTGCGCTTTGCCGGCAAGACCGGCACCTCACAGGTGGTCAAGCTCAAGGGCGATAGCGACCGGGGGCAGGATGCCATCTACCAGCACCGTGACCATGCCCTCTTCATCGCCTACGCGCCGGCCGACGACCCGCAACTGGCCGTAGCGGTAGTGGTGGAACACGGCGGCCACGGCGGCAGCGCCGCCGCGCCGGTCGCCCGGGCCATTTTTGCCAGCTATTTCGGGCTGGAACCGAAACCGGAGACCGCGGATGCGGCCGGCGACCCGGCTGCCGACCCGGCCATCGACCCGGCTGCCAGCGGAGATTGA
- the mreD gene encoding rod shape-determining protein MreD yields the protein MTRTLVYFPLGFIFLVLQTTLLPPMLPLHFKPDLLLILVVYLGLNEGYVRGGALSYLLGCLQDVFAAGYPGLHGLALLCTFLAVRGAAARLNTESPVLLLLLVSAGTLLQAALVLFALGFFAEAGALWMIILKGILPQLLLNLLAACLLLRAAAWLQRRFAPRSRVPGLRGVGRHYGS from the coding sequence ATGACGCGGACGTTAGTCTATTTTCCTCTCGGGTTTATCTTTCTCGTTCTGCAGACGACCCTGCTGCCGCCCATGCTGCCACTGCATTTCAAGCCTGACCTGCTGCTGATTCTCGTCGTCTATCTCGGGCTTAACGAAGGCTATGTTCGCGGCGGCGCACTCTCCTATCTCCTCGGCTGCCTCCAGGATGTCTTCGCTGCCGGTTATCCCGGCCTCCATGGCCTCGCCCTGTTGTGCACTTTTCTGGCTGTGCGCGGCGCGGCCGCCCGGCTTAATACCGAAAGCCCGGTACTTCTGCTGCTGCTGGTTTCGGCCGGCACCCTGCTGCAGGCCGCCCTGGTTCTCTTTGCTCTCGGTTTTTTTGCCGAGGCTGGTGCCCTCTGGATGATTATCCTCAAAGGGATACTGCCGCAGCTCCTGCTCAATCTGCTGGCGGCCTGTCTTCTGCTCAGGGCAGCAGCATGGCTGCAACGTCGCTTCGCCCCGCGCTCCAGGGTCCCGGGGCTGCGCGGTGTGGGTCGTCACTATGGGTCTTAA
- the mreC gene encoding rod shape-determining protein MreC: protein MLELLRKYRTPLLAGCLILAALLLYSAQLRQRETTNVFERTVLGLTAPVQGGMDILADGVAGVWNRFLGIFGNSPEVLRLSAENRRLRSELVQLTEVRLENERLSRLLAFREETESQAVPARVIAEDASSWFRTVLIDRGRQDGVHEGMPVVVAEGVVGRVIKSAASESKVLLATDGSSAIAGLVQRTRARGICRGQGNLLSFDFAMHWEEIEEGDLIVTSGAGGVFPKGLTVGTVSRVSPGGFGLFRSVEVTPAVDFYRLEEVLVLLKERR from the coding sequence ATGCTTGAACTGCTGCGAAAATACAGGACGCCCCTGCTGGCAGGATGCCTCATCCTGGCCGCTCTGCTGCTTTATTCGGCTCAGCTGCGACAAAGGGAAACCACCAACGTCTTCGAGAGGACCGTGCTCGGGCTCACCGCTCCGGTGCAGGGCGGGATGGATATCCTCGCCGACGGCGTGGCCGGGGTCTGGAACCGCTTCCTTGGAATATTCGGCAACTCTCCGGAGGTCCTCCGGCTGTCGGCGGAGAACCGTCGACTGCGCTCCGAACTGGTGCAACTCACCGAGGTCCGCCTGGAGAACGAGCGCCTGAGCCGGCTGCTCGCCTTTCGTGAGGAGACTGAGAGCCAGGCGGTCCCGGCGCGGGTGATTGCCGAGGACGCTTCCAGCTGGTTTCGTACCGTGCTCATCGATCGCGGCCGCCAGGACGGGGTGCATGAGGGGATGCCGGTGGTGGTGGCCGAGGGAGTGGTCGGCCGGGTCATCAAGAGCGCCGCCAGCGAGTCCAAAGTACTCCTCGCCACTGATGGTTCCTCGGCGATTGCCGGACTGGTCCAGCGTACCCGTGCCCGGGGGATCTGTCGGGGGCAGGGGAATCTGCTGAGCTTCGATTTTGCCATGCATTGGGAAGAGATCGAGGAAGGGGACCTGATCGTCACCTCGGGGGCAGGCGGGGTCTTCCCCAAGGGATTGACCGTCGGCACGGTGAGCCGGGTAAGTCCGGGTGGTTTCGGTCTGTTCAGGAGCGTCGAAGTGACGCCGGCCGTCGATTTTTACCGGTTGGAGGAAGTCCTCGTCCTGCTCAAGGAGCGTCGATGA